A stretch of Aureispira sp. CCB-E DNA encodes these proteins:
- a CDS encoding DUF885 domain-containing protein — protein sequence MEGYFNIKVKFVIAVLLAVLFYVSYLYLFKEQTPDSFELTRDCTTAEIEAGTTKANLLFERYFEERILRDPEWQSRLGRKDSNNQWTSLSTEHLKIEHSYNQAILSYLEDSILREACLDEATLLSARLLKDKLKTEIEAYRYRYHNYPINAMNGVHLRIPALLINQHEINDLRDAEAYISRVGNVPKKIDELIAGLIIREKKGIILPKFLFPTVLASINEIIKTTPDAPNLIIKKFEQKIALLDLKNEQKTTLKQRLLDAFNQKFIISYQKLYHHLKVLETKASDGIGVWQWEAGELYYAFKLREQTTTSLTADEIYNLGIEEVARIHEEMRAIIKKLNYKGDLQAFFSFLRSDPQFYYPNTDKGRNDYLKNVRKIIDSMIVQLDTWFISKPNKDVVVRSIESFRESTFTTFYKTSVLGSNAPGVCYVNTRDMGDLPKYEMDVSVYHEAIPGHHLQISIEESLSDLPQFRRLEDSYTAYIEGWGMYAEYLPKEMGAYQDAYSDFGRLVWELWRACRLVVDVGIHHKKWTRNQAIDYYKENTPNQVSTCEKMVERHIVLPGQAVTYKVGMITILELRKYAETALGDQFDIREFHEVLLTNGKVPLDILQDLVEEYVQSKKD from the coding sequence ATGGAAGGATATTTTAATATAAAAGTTAAGTTTGTTATTGCGGTATTGTTGGCGGTATTGTTTTATGTAAGCTATCTGTATCTCTTTAAGGAGCAAACTCCAGATTCATTTGAGTTAACTAGGGATTGTACTACCGCAGAAATAGAAGCAGGAACAACTAAGGCTAATTTGTTATTTGAACGTTACTTTGAAGAACGAATACTTCGAGATCCCGAATGGCAAAGTAGGTTGGGCAGAAAAGATAGTAACAACCAGTGGACATCCTTGAGTACAGAACATCTTAAAATTGAGCATTCTTACAACCAAGCTATACTCAGTTATTTAGAAGATAGTATTCTAAGAGAAGCTTGCTTGGACGAGGCAACTTTGTTGAGTGCGAGGTTGTTAAAAGATAAACTCAAAACAGAAATAGAAGCCTATCGTTATCGTTATCATAATTATCCTATTAATGCAATGAATGGTGTGCATCTAAGGATTCCTGCTTTGTTAATTAATCAGCATGAAATTAATGACTTAAGAGATGCTGAAGCGTATATTAGTAGGGTTGGAAATGTTCCAAAGAAGATTGATGAATTAATAGCGGGTTTGATTATACGTGAAAAAAAGGGCATTATTTTACCCAAGTTTTTGTTTCCTACGGTATTGGCTTCTATTAACGAGATTATCAAGACGACACCTGATGCGCCCAATTTAATTATTAAAAAATTTGAGCAAAAAATAGCTTTACTTGATTTAAAAAATGAGCAAAAGACAACTCTAAAACAGCGTTTGTTGGATGCTTTTAATCAAAAGTTTATTATTTCTTATCAAAAATTATATCACCATTTAAAAGTTTTGGAAACCAAGGCAAGTGATGGTATAGGTGTTTGGCAATGGGAGGCAGGAGAACTGTATTATGCCTTCAAGTTAAGAGAGCAAACCACAACTTCTTTAACGGCAGATGAGATTTATAACTTAGGGATAGAAGAAGTCGCTCGAATTCATGAAGAGATGCGGGCGATTATCAAAAAACTAAATTACAAAGGCGATCTGCAAGCGTTTTTCAGCTTTTTACGTAGTGATCCCCAATTTTATTACCCTAATACAGACAAAGGAAGAAATGACTACTTAAAAAATGTAAGAAAAATTATTGATTCAATGATTGTGCAATTGGATACTTGGTTTATTTCTAAGCCAAACAAAGATGTTGTTGTTCGGTCTATAGAATCCTTTAGAGAGTCGACATTTACAACTTTTTATAAGACCTCTGTATTGGGAAGTAATGCACCTGGGGTTTGTTACGTAAATACTAGAGATATGGGGGATTTGCCTAAATATGAAATGGATGTTAGTGTCTACCATGAAGCTATACCTGGACACCATTTGCAAATTTCTATAGAGGAGTCTTTATCTGATTTGCCACAATTTCGTCGTTTAGAGGATTCTTATACCGCATATATTGAGGGGTGGGGCATGTATGCAGAATACTTACCCAAAGAAATGGGAGCCTATCAAGATGCTTACTCGGATTTTGGTCGATTGGTTTGGGAGTTGTGGAGGGCTTGCCGATTGGTAGTAGATGTAGGGATTCATCACAAAAAATGGACAAGAAATCAAGCGATTGATTATTATAAAGAGAATACTCCTAATCAGGTATCTACTTGTGAAAAAATGGTGGAACGACATATTGTTTTGCCTGGGCAAGCGGTAACTTACAAAGTAGGAATGATTACTATTTTGGAATTGAGGAAATATGCAGAGACAGCGTTAGGAGATCAATTTGATATACGAGAATTTCACGAAGTTTTATTGACAAATGGAAAGGTGCCATTGGATATTCTGCAAGATCTGGTTGAGGAATACGTCCAATCTAAAAAAGACTAG
- a CDS encoding MbnP family protein: MFLQKHFFFYALCAILSLQSCAERVGCIDPKAVNYDSNAQLASNDCVYPTLAIEFDFKMGNLPFEINRIYTINGHKTAFKELQFYISQIKLVRSDQTSIEVNNLYPLVKKTNTHIPIGTAFLETYEQLQFNVGVDPAANALITNYLTDASHPLALQSPDTMHLSLNEGYIFLKMVGKVDRNGDGIPNENESFDFRIGSNTLLQSIDLPIQKTLTESAEVIALEIDVAMLLDSVNLQIEKKTHTSDNFALAQKIAHNIPQAITVQY; encoded by the coding sequence ATGTTCCTTCAAAAACATTTCTTTTTTTATGCATTATGTGCTATTCTAAGCTTACAAAGTTGTGCAGAGCGCGTTGGGTGTATTGATCCAAAAGCCGTTAACTATGATTCTAATGCGCAGTTAGCTAGCAATGATTGTGTTTACCCTACCTTGGCCATCGAATTTGATTTTAAAATGGGCAATCTTCCTTTTGAAATCAATCGAATTTATACCATAAATGGTCATAAAACTGCCTTTAAGGAGCTTCAATTCTATATTTCTCAAATCAAATTAGTACGATCTGATCAAACGTCTATAGAGGTTAATAATTTATATCCACTGGTAAAAAAGACGAATACTCACATCCCCATAGGAACTGCTTTTTTAGAAACGTATGAACAACTTCAGTTCAACGTAGGAGTTGATCCAGCTGCCAATGCTCTGATAACAAACTACTTGACAGATGCTTCCCATCCTCTTGCCTTACAGTCTCCTGATACCATGCATCTAAGTTTAAACGAAGGTTATATTTTTCTAAAAATGGTTGGGAAAGTAGATCGAAATGGGGATGGTATTCCCAATGAAAATGAATCTTTTGACTTTCGAATCGGTAGCAATACTTTATTACAAAGCATTGATTTACCTATCCAAAAAACGTTAACAGAATCAGCAGAAGTCATAGCACTAGAAATAGATGTAGCAATGTTATTAGATAGTGTCAATTTGCAGATAGAGAAAAAAACACATACTTCAGATAACTTTGCTTTAGCTCAAAAAATAGCCCATAATATTCCTCAAGCGATAACCGTTCAATATTAA
- a CDS encoding electron transfer flavoprotein subunit beta/FixA family protein, whose translation MKLLVCVSQTPDTTTKIKFTNGDTEFDTNGVQFIMNPYDEWYALVRALELKEQVGGSVTLFHVGPKANETVIRKGLAIGADSAVRVDAEASSALFTAKQIAEYAKAEGFDMVLLGKETIDYNGSEVGAMVAELLDMPFISYGTKMDVAGTTATINRDIEGGEETVEVEAPFVLSCAKGMAEQRIPNMRGIMMAKRKPITVIPAVEAADLATVVKYDYPAEKTGVKLIDPENMEELVNLLHNEAKVI comes from the coding sequence ATGAAATTATTAGTTTGTGTAAGCCAGACGCCAGATACAACTACTAAGATCAAGTTCACTAATGGTGATACAGAATTTGATACAAATGGTGTTCAGTTTATAATGAACCCATACGATGAGTGGTATGCATTGGTACGTGCTTTGGAGTTGAAAGAGCAAGTAGGTGGTTCTGTGACCTTGTTTCACGTAGGACCAAAAGCCAATGAAACAGTTATTCGTAAAGGATTGGCAATTGGTGCAGATAGTGCTGTACGTGTAGACGCAGAAGCAAGTAGTGCTCTATTTACAGCTAAGCAAATAGCTGAGTATGCAAAAGCAGAAGGTTTTGATATGGTTTTGTTAGGTAAAGAAACCATCGACTACAATGGTTCTGAAGTAGGAGCTATGGTAGCAGAGCTTTTGGATATGCCATTTATCTCTTATGGTACCAAGATGGATGTGGCAGGAACAACTGCAACTATTAATCGTGATATAGAAGGAGGAGAAGAAACGGTTGAAGTAGAAGCTCCTTTTGTATTGAGTTGTGCTAAAGGTATGGCAGAGCAACGTATTCCAAACATGCGTGGCATTATGATGGCAAAGCGTAAGCCAATTACAGTAATCCCAGCTGTTGAAGCTGCTGATTTGGCTACTGTAGTTAAATACGACTACCCAGCAGAGAAAACTGGGGTGAAACTAATTGATCCAGAGAACATGGAGGAGTTAGTGAATTTATTACATAACGAAGCAAAAGTGATTTAA
- a CDS encoding electron transfer flavoprotein subunit alpha/FixB family protein: MAVLVFAESLTGSIKKAALEAVTYGNLAAQALGTECIALTIGTAEGADKLGQYGASKVYNVAASDDFDSQVYAAIISKAAEQLGADCVVFAHSSSGKSLAGRVAVRMEAGMASAVISVPTAGNFSVQKGVFSGKGFATYEIKSTNKVLTIAPNTFRPEASGSDVAVETLAIEAPAARVKVKEQSTVEGIVPLPEAELVVSAGRGMKGPENWGMIEEMADILGATTACSRPVADVHWRPHHEHVGQTGVAIRPTLYIAVGISGAIQHLAGVNQSKVIVVINKDPEAPFFKAADYGVVGDLFEVVPRLNEALKKFKSQN, encoded by the coding sequence ATGGCTGTTTTAGTATTTGCAGAGAGCTTAACGGGCTCTATCAAAAAAGCTGCTTTAGAGGCAGTAACTTATGGCAATTTGGCGGCACAAGCGTTGGGTACAGAATGTATCGCTTTGACAATCGGAACAGCTGAAGGTGCTGACAAGTTGGGACAATATGGCGCATCAAAAGTATACAATGTTGCTGCTTCAGATGATTTTGATTCTCAAGTATATGCTGCTATTATCAGCAAAGCTGCTGAGCAACTAGGTGCAGATTGTGTTGTTTTTGCACATTCTTCTTCTGGTAAATCGTTGGCTGGTCGTGTGGCAGTTCGTATGGAAGCAGGGATGGCATCTGCTGTTATTAGCGTACCTACTGCTGGAAACTTCTCTGTTCAAAAAGGAGTATTCTCTGGTAAAGGTTTTGCTACTTACGAAATCAAGTCAACTAACAAAGTATTGACTATTGCTCCGAATACTTTCCGTCCAGAGGCAAGTGGAAGCGATGTAGCAGTAGAAACATTGGCTATTGAGGCTCCTGCGGCACGTGTAAAAGTGAAAGAACAATCTACTGTAGAAGGTATTGTGCCATTGCCAGAGGCTGAATTAGTAGTTTCTGCTGGTCGTGGTATGAAAGGTCCTGAAAACTGGGGTATGATTGAAGAAATGGCTGATATCTTGGGCGCAACAACAGCTTGTTCTCGTCCTGTAGCAGATGTACACTGGCGTCCTCACCACGAGCACGTTGGTCAAACAGGTGTTGCGATTCGTCCAACGTTGTACATTGCAGTAGGTATTTCTGGTGCTATCCAACATTTGGCGGGTGTCAATCAATCTAAAGTGATTGTTGTAATCAACAAAGATCCTGAGGCTCCTTTCTTCAAGGCGGCAGATTATGGTGTTGTTGGCGATTTATTCGAGGTTGTTCCTCGTTTGAATGAGGCTTTGAAAAAGTTCAAATCTCAAAACTAA